A genomic region of Papaver somniferum cultivar HN1 chromosome 7, ASM357369v1, whole genome shotgun sequence contains the following coding sequences:
- the LOC113295210 gene encoding uncharacterized protein LOC113295210, with protein sequence MDFKRWIISGVYMLNDLEISIDDRASSYSDGLVNSIVSDCGLEDIGYVGKDFTWTNNNIGTGSEKSRIDMALGNGNWNICFPNSKLMHLTQVGSDHSPIMLVTDSTVPNCWKPFKFLLTWLNDANCATVIANAWNSSVNGSPAFHIPTSQEVFDTLRSVENWSAPGPEGFQAGFFKSQYNTVGNDVCSMVTRFFETKHISRHINKTYISLILKKKKSICAVDYKPICLCNTFYKFISKILVNRMKPLMTKIVSPFQAAYVSGGIIQENTIIAQEIIHSMKKKRGQTSAIWHLTAAHHNKNIKGIKVVALAPAINHLLFANDCLIFAQANLTSVYNLLELLYDFSTQSGQMINFDRSAVHFSKKRKLEVAAALSNIPGVKTINSKEKYLGSPLIIEHSKQESFKSITECFETRLSTWSSINLSKAGRGTMIKHVLNSVPVYQMGTFKLPNNLINQLTAIERRFFWGHKSNRGSNPIAWHNVCTSKDIGGLGFRDLEKLNLALLTKFYGEVVELMLSDTNQWSTSLLDHLFDVDTSRKIQSLFIDKSKKDVMIWMPAKDDKFSVESAYKQLTISNSEVQVNGVAVCNKVWKALWKFGTTQGKIICLEMH encoded by the exons ATGGATTTTAAGAGATGGATTATATCGGGAGTTTATATGTTGAATGATCTTGAAATTTCAAT TGATGATAGGGCTTCTTCTTATTCTGATGGTCTTGTTAATAGCATTGTTTCTGATTGTGGCTTAGAAGATATTGGCTATGTTGGTAAGGATTTCACATGGACCAATAACAACATAggaactggttcagaaaaatcTAGAATAGATATGGCATTAGGAAATGGTAACTGGAATATTTGTTTCCCCAATTCTAAACTCATGCACTTAACCCAAGTAGGCAGTGATCACAGTCCAATAATGTTAGTAACTGACTCAACTGTTCCAAATTGTTGGAAACCTTTTAAGTTCTTGTTGACTTGGTTGAATGATGCAAACTGTGCCACAGTTATTGCTAATGCTTGGAATTCTAGTGTCAATGGCTCGCCTGCTTTTCA TATTCCTACATCTCAAGAAGTCTTTGATACTCTAAGAAGTGTGGAAAATTGGAGTGCACCAGGTCCAGAAGGATTTCAAGCTGGCTTTTTTAAAAGTCAGTATAACACAGTCGGGAATGATGTGTGTTCAATGGTTACTAGATTCTTTGAAACTAAACATATTTCAAGACATATAAACAAGACTTACATCTCACTCATACTAAAGAAGAAAAAGTCCATCTGTGCAGTTGATTACAAACCTATATGTTTGTGTAATACTTTTTACAAGTTTATCTCAAAGATTCTAGTTAATAGAATGAAGCCTTTAATGACTAAAATTGTGTCACCTTTTCAAGCTGCCTATGTCTCTGGTGGGATCATTCAAGAAaacacaattatagctcaagaAATAATTCAttctatgaaaaagaaaagaggacAA ACTTCTGCAATCTG GCATCTCACTGCTGCTCATCATAACAAAAACATTAAAGGTATTAAAGTGGTTGCTCTTGCTCCAGCCATCAATCATTTGCTTTTTGCAAATGACTGCTTGATTTTCGCTCAAGCTAATCTAACTTCAGTTTACAATCTTCTGGAGTTACTTTATGATTTCAGCACTCAGTCAGGACAGATGATCAATTTTGATAGATCTGCAGTTCATTTCAGTAAAAAAAGAAAACTTGAAGTTGCAGCAGCTCTCTCAAATATTCCTGGAGTCAAGACAATAAATTCCAAGGAAAAATACTTAGGTTCACCTCTTATTATTGAGCATTCTAAACAAGAGTCTTTCAAAAGCATTACGGAGTGTTTTGaaacaaggttatctacttggTCTTCTATTAATCTTTCCAAAGCTGGAAGAGGTACTATGATCAAGCATGTTTTAAATTCAGTTCCAGTTTATCAAATGGGCACTTTCAAGTTACCTAATAATCTTATAAATCAGCTCACTGCTATAGAGAGAAGATTCTTCTGGGGTCATAAGTCAAATAGAGGATCAAATCCAATAGCTTGGCACAATGTATGCACCTCTAAAGATATAGGGGGCTTAGGATTCAGAGATTTAGAAaagttaaacttagcacttcttactAA ATTTTATGGAGAAGTAGTTGAACTGATGCTTTCTGATACAAATCAGTGGAGCACATCCCTTCTCGATCATTTATTTGATGTTGATACTTCAAGGAAAATACAATCTCTCTTTATTGACAAGTCCAAGAAAGATGTCATGATATGGATGCCTGCAAAAGATGATAAATTCTCAGTTGAAAGTGCCTACAAACAATTAACTATATCTAATAGTGAAGTTCAAGTTAATGGAGTTGCGGTGTGCAACAAGGTCTGGAAAGCTTTATGGAAGTTTGGTACAACTCAGGGCAAAATTATTTGCTTGGAAATGCATTAG